A stretch of Deinococcus sedimenti DNA encodes these proteins:
- a CDS encoding carbon-nitrogen hydrolase family protein — translation MSDGVRAEVVRVAAAAYPVDFLADWAAYEAKVSRWVADAVAQGAGLLVFPEYAPLELISLLPQDLHHDVRGMRPALQAFVPEFVALHARLAREYGVGIVAGSYPVAHAGVFVNRAFVFGPDGTQAHQDKLLMTRFEAEEWDIAPGEGAAVFDLPLPGGTLRFGIAICYDSEFPTLARELAEAGAELLVVPSFTGSRAGFTRVRVGSMARALENQCYALHAPLIADAPWTYAVEDAHGAAGVYAPSDNVLPEDGVVAQLGWNETGWLVTDLDLRLTRNVRVDGHVLNWRDRVAGATRPTPAQVVSLGGVPEHA, via the coding sequence ATGAGTGATGGCGTGCGGGCAGAGGTGGTGCGGGTGGCAGCGGCGGCTTACCCGGTGGACTTCCTGGCGGACTGGGCCGCGTACGAGGCGAAGGTGTCGCGCTGGGTGGCGGACGCCGTGGCGCAGGGGGCGGGACTGCTGGTGTTCCCGGAGTACGCGCCGCTGGAACTGATCAGCCTGCTCCCGCAGGACCTGCACCATGACGTGCGGGGCATGCGCCCGGCGTTGCAGGCGTTCGTGCCGGAGTTCGTGGCGCTGCACGCCCGGCTGGCCCGCGAGTACGGGGTGGGCATCGTCGCCGGGAGTTACCCCGTGGCGCACGCCGGGGTGTTCGTGAACCGGGCGTTCGTGTTCGGCCCGGACGGTACGCAGGCGCATCAGGACAAGCTGCTGATGACCCGTTTCGAGGCCGAGGAGTGGGACATCGCGCCGGGCGAGGGCGCGGCGGTCTTCGACCTGCCCCTGCCGGGCGGGACGCTGCGTTTCGGGATCGCCATCTGCTACGACAGCGAGTTCCCCACCCTGGCGCGCGAACTGGCGGAGGCGGGCGCGGAACTGCTGGTCGTGCCGTCCTTCACCGGGAGCCGCGCGGGCTTCACGCGGGTGCGGGTGGGCAGCATGGCCCGCGCGCTGGAAAACCAGTGCTACGCGCTACACGCCCCGCTGATCGCGGACGCCCCCTGGACGTACGCCGTCGAGGACGCGCACGGGGCCGCGGGCGTGTACGCCCCGTCGGACAACGTCCTGCCCGAGGACGGCGTCGTGGCGCAGCTGGGCTGGAACGAGACGGGCTGGCTGGTCACGGACCTGGATCTGCGCCTGACCCGCAACGTGCGGGTGGACGGGCACGTCCTGAACTGGCGGGACCGCGTGGCGGGCGCGACTCGCCCGACGCCCGCGCAGGTCGTGAGTCTGGGCGGCGTCCCGGAGCACGCCTGA
- a CDS encoding PAS domain S-box protein, which translates to MRPGQVELRVAYALFALLILESFLVAWLVPRPQAFVVVLPPLATLGVAAWLAPRVVRLVRGHRELKDAYAHELGFARQLMESVEHGLTVTDEDGRFVFVNRAYARMLGVTPERVLGRTPFEFTLPEDHETLTQARDQRDLGTTSTYRTRLRRPDGSLLEVAVTGSPRWLAGRIVGNVAAVVPLRELREAGDGNDRSF; encoded by the coding sequence ATGAGACCGGGACAGGTGGAGTTGCGGGTGGCGTACGCGCTGTTCGCCCTCTTGATCCTGGAGTCCTTTCTGGTGGCGTGGCTGGTGCCGCGCCCGCAGGCATTCGTGGTGGTCCTGCCTCCCCTGGCGACGCTGGGCGTGGCGGCGTGGCTGGCGCCGCGCGTGGTGCGGCTGGTGCGCGGGCACCGCGAGTTGAAGGACGCGTACGCGCACGAGCTGGGCTTCGCGAGGCAGCTGATGGAATCCGTCGAGCACGGCCTGACCGTCACGGACGAGGACGGCCGGTTCGTGTTCGTGAACCGCGCGTACGCCCGCATGCTGGGCGTGACGCCCGAGCGGGTGCTGGGCCGCACGCCGTTCGAGTTCACGCTGCCTGAAGATCACGAGACGCTGACCCAGGCGCGGGATCAGCGGGACCTGGGCACGACCAGCACGTACCGCACCCGGCTGCGCCGCCCGGACGGATCGCTCCTGGAGGTCGCCGTGACGGGTTCACCCCGCTGGCTCGCGGGGCGGATCGTGGGGAACGTGGCGGCCGTGGTGCCGCTCCGGGAACTCCGTGAGGCAGGGGACGGCAACGACCGCAGCTTCTGA
- a CDS encoding 5-formyltetrahydrofolate cyclo-ligase produces MTTAGAVRESVWDDLMGRQACAYPLPPHGHCPNFTHAKKAAAQLLAHPDLEARHTLIVGPERALLPLRQQALKAGKTLYVPHQKKDGWYWRVTDPRGARLSTLPEYGEPTLTPDGAQGAVLACVAVDTRGARLGKGFGWGARGLPLDLPEYTLAHPLMLREALPCPADSHVHLIGMPDQVLTCPP; encoded by the coding sequence ATGACCACGGCGGGCGCAGTCCGGGAGAGCGTGTGGGACGACCTGATGGGCAGGCAGGCCTGCGCGTACCCGCTGCCGCCGCACGGGCACTGCCCGAACTTCACGCACGCGAAGAAGGCCGCCGCGCAGCTCCTCGCGCACCCCGATCTGGAGGCGCGGCACACCCTGATCGTCGGGCCAGAACGCGCGCTGCTCCCGCTGCGGCAGCAGGCGCTGAAGGCCGGGAAGACGCTGTACGTCCCCCATCAGAAGAAGGACGGCTGGTACTGGCGCGTCACCGACCCGCGCGGCGCGCGCCTGAGCACCCTGCCGGAGTACGGCGAGCCCACCCTGACGCCCGACGGCGCGCAGGGGGCAGTCCTCGCGTGCGTCGCCGTGGACACGCGCGGCGCGCGGCTCGGGAAGGGCTTCGGCTGGGGCGCACGCGGCCTGCCGCTGGACCTGCCCGAGTACACCCTGGCGCACCCCCTGATGCTCCGGGAGGCCCTCCCCTGCCCCGCCGACTCGCACGTACACCTGATCGGGATGCCGGACCAGGTCCTGACCTGCCCACCCTGA
- the dnaE gene encoding DNA polymerase III subunit alpha translates to MTAPADSAKPHIHVPDGSCCTPKKFAHLHQHTQYSLLDGAAKLKDLLKWAKEVTPEGQTPALAMTDHGNMHGAVHFYNYATGMGVKPIIGYEAYVVPGEGTRRDRTRAQDGEKGIFHLTLLARDFEGYQNLCRLSSRGYTEGYYYKPRIDHELLREHHKGVVAFSGCLGSEVQQLLLQGREDDAKKRLLWYRELFGENYFIEIQDHGLPEQKRNNPILRAWAQELGIGMVATNDGHYVKKSDATAHETLLAIQTKATLADENRFKFPCDEFYVKNLEEMQASLPVSEWGEEPFDNTALIAEMCNVDLPVGKKRVYQMPALPIPEGRTMPEELRVQTYRGTVKRYPAHATEALLRDYATRTLTALGADAQKVLDRAGNCDPQTCDLETLYTLLAFAGSEWEARGKAAGEKYTKYPALELMEQEGEAGTLPAYAHEDCRRAGQKDSDTSIALDGEHDEETTRAHHRHALVILRRAEYELSVINNMGFPDYFLIVADYINWAKDQDISVGPGRGSGAGSLVAYAMRITNLDPLEFELLFERFLNPDRISMPDFDIDFNDARRTEVIQYVQDKYGEDKVAQIATFGTMASKACLKDVARVMGLEYAKVDKVSKLIPIKFGKSYSLEQAREAVPDIQQMLNEDAQLKEAYEFAQKLEGLTRHASVHAAGVVIGKTQLTDLVPVMRDTSGAGMVCQYDMKAVEDIGLIKMDFLGLRTLSFLDEAKRILKESGTDFEERYGTFDDIPFDDARTYELLSRGDTKGVFQLEGAGIADASRRLKPRRLADIIALSALYRPGPMENIPTYVRRHHGLEQVDYVRDGFPNSAQYLEKILAETYGIPVYQEQIMQIASEVAGFSLGGADLLRRAMGKKDAEEMKRQRQIFVEGAGGNGVPKDEGNKLFDLLDAFANYGFNKSHSAAYGVITYQTAWLKANYPVQFMAALLTVERKDSDKVAEYVSDARKMDVHVLPPDINKSAPDFAVVGQDILFGLYAIKGLGEGAVLKILEERERAGAFKSLADFCSRLGNKVCNRKAMESLIKSGAFDQFGDRRQLLESLEESMTWAQGAAALANSGMDALFGAQEVAPEPKLRAGVTPYTDLERLSIEKEALGLYISGHPLEQHEGLREAASCRISDLDTWFQTQNVAPGKRIKAVLAGMIESVVKKPTKSGGMMARFILADESGQTELVAFSRAYDRIQDKLVNDTPALVIVELESEDGGLRAIAEEVVSTEQLGEVPKVMYVTIDLENATPDALGEFQSLLDEHAGSMPTYLRLETPEQFVLYQLDHGMGSPDAIRVLNHTFPWADAYLAYDQQTILGRFAPKPPAWMNKQNGGMRA, encoded by the coding sequence ATGACCGCGCCTGCCGATTCCGCGAAGCCTCACATTCACGTTCCGGACGGCTCCTGCTGCACCCCCAAGAAGTTCGCGCACCTGCACCAGCACACGCAGTACTCGCTGCTGGACGGCGCGGCGAAACTCAAGGACCTCCTCAAGTGGGCCAAGGAGGTCACGCCGGAAGGGCAGACCCCGGCGCTGGCCATGACGGACCACGGGAACATGCACGGCGCGGTGCACTTCTACAACTACGCGACCGGGATGGGCGTCAAGCCGATCATCGGGTACGAGGCGTACGTCGTGCCGGGCGAGGGCACCCGCCGCGACCGGACGCGCGCGCAGGACGGCGAGAAGGGCATCTTTCACCTGACGCTGCTCGCCCGTGACTTCGAGGGGTACCAGAACCTCTGCCGCCTGAGTTCCCGCGGGTACACGGAAGGCTACTACTACAAGCCGCGTATCGATCACGAACTGCTGCGCGAGCACCACAAGGGCGTGGTTGCGTTCAGCGGGTGCCTGGGCAGCGAGGTGCAGCAGCTGCTCCTGCAGGGCCGCGAGGACGACGCGAAGAAACGCCTGCTGTGGTACCGCGAGCTGTTCGGCGAGAACTACTTCATCGAGATCCAGGATCACGGGCTGCCCGAGCAGAAGCGCAACAACCCCATCCTGCGGGCCTGGGCGCAGGAACTCGGGATCGGGATGGTCGCCACGAACGACGGTCACTACGTCAAGAAGAGCGACGCCACCGCGCACGAGACGCTGCTGGCCATCCAGACGAAGGCGACCCTGGCGGACGAGAACCGCTTCAAGTTCCCCTGCGACGAGTTCTACGTGAAGAACCTCGAGGAGATGCAGGCGTCCCTGCCGGTCAGCGAGTGGGGCGAGGAACCCTTCGACAACACCGCCCTGATCGCCGAGATGTGCAACGTGGACCTCCCGGTCGGCAAGAAACGCGTGTATCAGATGCCCGCCCTGCCCATCCCCGAAGGCCGCACCATGCCCGAGGAACTGCGCGTGCAGACGTACCGGGGCACCGTGAAACGCTACCCGGCGCACGCCACGGAAGCGCTGCTGCGCGACTACGCGACCCGCACCCTGACCGCGCTGGGCGCCGACGCGCAGAAGGTGCTGGACCGCGCCGGGAACTGCGACCCTCAGACCTGTGACCTAGAGACGCTATACACCCTGCTGGCCTTCGCGGGCAGCGAATGGGAGGCGCGCGGCAAGGCTGCCGGGGAGAAGTACACCAAGTACCCCGCGCTGGAACTCATGGAACAGGAGGGCGAGGCCGGGACACTCCCCGCCTACGCGCACGAGGACTGCCGCCGCGCCGGGCAGAAGGACAGCGACACCAGCATCGCCCTGGACGGCGAGCACGATGAGGAGACCACCCGCGCCCACCACCGGCACGCGCTGGTGATCCTGCGCCGCGCCGAGTACGAACTGAGCGTCATCAACAACATGGGCTTCCCCGACTACTTCCTGATCGTCGCGGACTACATCAACTGGGCCAAGGATCAGGACATCAGCGTCGGGCCGGGGCGTGGCTCGGGCGCAGGGTCGCTCGTGGCGTACGCGATGCGCATCACGAACCTCGACCCGCTGGAATTCGAGCTGCTGTTCGAGCGCTTCCTGAACCCCGACCGCATCTCCATGCCGGACTTCGACATCGACTTCAACGACGCGCGGCGCACGGAAGTCATCCAGTACGTGCAGGACAAGTACGGCGAGGACAAGGTCGCGCAGATCGCCACCTTCGGGACCATGGCGTCCAAGGCGTGCCTGAAGGACGTGGCGCGCGTCATGGGCCTCGAGTACGCCAAGGTCGACAAGGTGTCGAAGCTCATTCCGATCAAGTTCGGCAAGAGCTACAGCCTCGAGCAGGCGCGCGAGGCCGTGCCGGACATCCAGCAGATGCTGAACGAGGACGCCCAGCTGAAAGAAGCGTACGAGTTCGCGCAGAAACTCGAAGGACTGACCCGCCACGCCAGCGTCCACGCCGCCGGGGTCGTCATCGGCAAGACGCAACTGACCGACCTCGTACCCGTCATGCGCGACACCTCAGGCGCGGGCATGGTCTGCCAGTACGACATGAAAGCCGTCGAGGACATCGGCCTGATCAAGATGGACTTCCTGGGCCTGCGCACCCTGTCCTTCCTGGACGAAGCCAAACGCATCCTCAAGGAATCCGGCACCGACTTCGAGGAGAGGTACGGCACCTTCGACGACATTCCCTTCGACGACGCCCGCACCTACGAACTCCTCAGCCGCGGGGACACCAAGGGCGTCTTCCAGCTTGAAGGGGCCGGGATCGCCGACGCGTCCAGGCGCCTCAAACCGCGCCGCCTCGCGGACATCATCGCCCTGTCGGCGCTGTACCGCCCCGGCCCGATGGAGAACATCCCCACCTACGTCCGCCGCCACCACGGCCTCGAACAGGTGGACTACGTCCGCGACGGCTTCCCCAACAGCGCCCAGTACCTCGAAAAGATCCTCGCCGAAACGTACGGCATTCCCGTGTACCAGGAGCAGATCATGCAGATCGCCTCCGAAGTCGCCGGATTCAGCTTAGGTGGGGCCGACCTGCTGCGCCGCGCGATGGGCAAGAAGGACGCCGAGGAGATGAAACGCCAGCGGCAGATCTTCGTCGAGGGCGCAGGCGGCAACGGCGTCCCCAAGGACGAGGGGAACAAACTGTTCGACCTGCTCGACGCGTTCGCGAACTACGGCTTCAACAAAAGCCACTCCGCCGCGTACGGCGTCATCACGTACCAGACGGCGTGGCTCAAGGCGAACTACCCCGTGCAGTTCATGGCCGCCCTGCTGACCGTCGAACGCAAGGACAGCGACAAGGTCGCCGAGTACGTCAGCGACGCCCGCAAGATGGACGTCCACGTCCTCCCCCCCGACATCAACAAGTCCGCGCCCGACTTCGCGGTCGTCGGGCAGGACATCCTCTTCGGCCTGTACGCCATCAAGGGCCTCGGCGAGGGCGCCGTGCTGAAGATCCTCGAGGAACGCGAACGCGCCGGAGCCTTCAAGAGCCTCGCGGACTTCTGCTCCCGCCTGGGCAACAAGGTCTGCAACCGCAAAGCCATGGAAAGCCTCATCAAGAGCGGCGCGTTCGACCAGTTCGGCGACCGCCGCCAGCTCCTCGAGAGCCTCGAGGAATCCATGACCTGGGCACAGGGTGCCGCCGCACTCGCCAACAGCGGCATGGACGCCCTGTTCGGCGCGCAGGAAGTCGCCCCCGAACCCAAACTCAGGGCGGGCGTCACCCCCTACACCGACCTGGAACGCCTCAGCATCGAGAAAGAAGCCCTGGGTCTCTACATTTCCGGCCACCCTCTCGAACAGCACGAAGGGCTGCGCGAAGCCGCCAGCTGCCGCATCAGCGACCTCGACACGTGGTTCCAGACGCAGAACGTCGCCCCCGGCAAACGCATCAAGGCCGTCCTCGCGGGCATGATCGAAAGCGTCGTCAAGAAACCCACCAAATCCGGCGGCATGATGGCCCGCTTCATCCTCGCCGACGAATCAGGCCAGACCGAACTCGTCGCCTTCAGCCGCGCCTACGACCGCATCCAGGACAAACTCGTCAACGACACTCCCGCCCTCGTCATCGTCGAACTCGAATCGGAAGATGGCGGCCTGCGCGCCATCGCCGAGGAAGTCGTCAGCACCGAACAACTCGGCGAAGTTCCCAAAGTCATGTACGTCACCATCGACCTCGAGAACGCCACCCCCGACGCCCTCGGCGAATTCCAGAGCCTCCTCGACGAACACGCCGGCAGCATGCCCACCTACCTCCGCCTCGAGACCCCCGAACAGTTCGTCCTGTACCAACTCGACCACGGCATGGGCAGCCCAGACGCCATCCGCGTCCTGAACCACACCTTCCCCTGGGCCGACGCGTACCTCGCCTACGACCAGCAGACCATCCTCGGCCGCTTCGCCCCCAAACCACCCGCCTGGATGAACAAACAGAATGGGGGCATGCGGGCGTAA
- a CDS encoding endonuclease domain-containing protein → MRDLHSRRLVPRARELRRAMTSAERRLWFDLLRAHPGRFLRQVPLLGFILDFYAPSARLCVEVDGGSHDGVEAQAYDAERSRVLAGAGIRVLRVQNVEVIRNLPGVAALIELSLRA, encoded by the coding sequence ATGCGTGACCTGCATTCGCGCCGTCTGGTGCCGCGTGCGCGTGAGTTGCGTCGGGCCATGACGTCTGCGGAGCGGCGGTTGTGGTTCGACCTGCTGCGGGCGCATCCCGGGCGGTTTCTTCGGCAGGTGCCGCTGCTGGGGTTCATTCTGGATTTCTACGCGCCGTCCGCGAGGTTGTGCGTGGAGGTGGATGGCGGCAGTCATGACGGCGTGGAGGCTCAGGCGTATGACGCCGAGCGGTCGCGGGTGCTGGCTGGGGCGGGCATTCGGGTGCTGCGCGTGCAGAACGTGGAGGTCATACGGAACCTGCCGGGGGTGGCGGCCCTGATCGAGTTGTCGCTCCGGGCATAA
- a CDS encoding PilT/PilU family type 4a pilus ATPase, with amino-acid sequence MSVLNSVLTAIVTEGASDIHLRTGSAPAGRINGEIKRFGETRLGHEHVEAFTREMMTPAMWDDFVNRREADFAYGISGLARFRVNAYWQRGSIGLIMRVIEDKPIPSFQQLGLPVETFEQLAQHERGLILVTGPTGSGKTTTLASLLDHINATQPVNIVTLEDPIEVLHKDRMAMISQRELGLDTMSFANGLRASMRQDPDVILIGEMRDKETVEAALSAAQTGHLVFSTLHTQDAIRSVNRIIDFFAPHERDQIRQGLSESIVGIVSQRLLPKVGGGRVLGLEIMLGTPTVRECIKDPERMEEIKQALQEGGSRGMHTFDQHLAHLVQEGLMHEDDALQSATSPHELKIMMMRTKYA; translated from the coding sequence ATGAGTGTCCTGAACAGCGTACTGACCGCCATTGTCACCGAAGGTGCCAGCGATATCCACCTGCGCACCGGCAGCGCCCCCGCCGGGCGCATCAACGGCGAGATCAAACGCTTCGGGGAAACCCGACTCGGCCACGAACACGTCGAGGCATTCACCCGCGAGATGATGACCCCCGCCATGTGGGACGACTTCGTCAACCGCCGCGAAGCCGACTTCGCGTACGGCATCTCCGGCCTCGCCCGCTTCCGCGTCAACGCCTACTGGCAGCGCGGCAGCATCGGCCTGATCATGCGCGTCATCGAGGACAAACCCATCCCCAGCTTCCAGCAGCTCGGCCTGCCTGTCGAGACCTTCGAACAGCTCGCGCAGCACGAACGCGGCCTGATCCTCGTCACCGGCCCCACCGGCAGCGGCAAGACCACCACCCTCGCCAGCCTGCTGGACCACATCAACGCCACCCAGCCCGTCAACATCGTCACCCTCGAAGACCCCATTGAGGTGCTGCACAAAGACCGCATGGCCATGATCAGCCAGCGCGAACTGGGCCTGGACACCATGAGCTTCGCCAACGGTCTGCGCGCCAGCATGCGCCAGGACCCTGACGTCATCCTCATCGGCGAGATGCGCGACAAGGAAACCGTCGAAGCCGCCCTGAGCGCCGCGCAGACCGGACACCTCGTCTTCAGCACCCTGCACACCCAGGACGCCATCCGCAGCGTCAACCGCATCATCGACTTCTTCGCTCCGCACGAACGCGACCAGATCCGCCAGGGTCTCAGCGAAAGCATCGTCGGCATCGTCAGCCAGCGCCTCCTGCCCAAAGTCGGCGGCGGCCGCGTCCTCGGCCTCGAAATCATGCTCGGCACCCCCACCGTCCGCGAATGCATCAAGGACCCCGAACGCATGGAAGAAATCAAACAGGCCCTCCAGGAAGGCGGCTCGCGCGGCATGCACACCTTCGATCAGCACCTCGCGCACCTCGTCCAGGAAGGCCTGATGCACGAGGACGACGCCCTGCAAAGCGCCACCAGCCCCCACGAACTCAAGATCATGATGATGCGCACCAAATACGCGTAA
- a CDS encoding DinB family protein has translation MSQRRTSPAVPALITVATVGVAAGAAYLARTRQRELKGAVVSRVLERPAGRSSYTELAHSLESSGTHLTGRAQRAADTHTNREVLAHIIGIERWGQYRLGAALGKHPELTAPYHTHRPPQDTTLPQLQALITSTRAATVDLARRLHNQPPNDDLTIHHNSLGALTAKAWLRYLIHHADLESRRLRGAPTPQAGGLTEGPHQPAATKL, from the coding sequence ATGAGCCAGCGAAGAACCAGCCCCGCCGTGCCCGCCCTGATCACGGTCGCCACCGTCGGCGTGGCCGCCGGCGCCGCGTACCTCGCCCGCACCCGCCAGCGCGAGCTCAAGGGCGCCGTTGTCAGCCGCGTCCTGGAACGCCCCGCCGGACGCAGCTCCTACACCGAACTGGCCCACAGCCTCGAAAGCAGCGGCACCCACCTCACCGGACGCGCCCAGCGCGCCGCCGACACCCACACCAACCGCGAAGTCCTCGCGCACATCATCGGCATCGAACGCTGGGGTCAGTACCGCCTCGGGGCCGCGCTCGGCAAACACCCCGAACTCACCGCGCCCTACCACACCCACCGCCCCCCCCAGGACACCACCCTGCCGCAACTTCAGGCGCTGATCACCAGCACCCGCGCCGCCACCGTCGACCTCGCCCGCCGCCTCCACAACCAGCCCCCGAACGACGACCTGACCATCCACCACAACAGCCTCGGCGCGCTGACCGCCAAGGCGTGGCTCCGCTACCTGATCCACCACGCCGACCTCGAGAGCCGCCGCCTGCGCGGGGCACCCACCCCCCAGGCAGGTGGGCTCACGGAAGGACCACACCAGCCCGCCGCAACGAAACTGTAA